From a region of the Roseivirga sp. 4D4 genome:
- a CDS encoding zinc ribbon domain-containing protein, translating to MEKTVAQKLEALKNLQSIDSQLDEIKKVRGALPEEVADLEDEIAGYETRVEKFNTELAELEGNISDHKTQIKNSEGLIKKYEEQQMNVRNNREYDAITKEMELQNLEIQISEKRIKEAHAKIDLKKEEIEKTQGELAERQKDLETKKSELEVLTKESETDEKKLLGERDKAAKNIEERLLISYTKLRTNARNGLAVVPVSRGACGGCFNVVPPQRQADIRDSKKITVCEHCGRILAEVTDEIVTEEKPKRSRRKKA from the coding sequence ATGGAAAAAACAGTTGCACAGAAATTAGAGGCGTTAAAGAACCTACAATCGATTGACTCTCAATTAGATGAGATCAAAAAAGTAAGAGGAGCATTACCTGAAGAGGTAGCAGATCTTGAAGATGAGATTGCAGGATATGAAACGAGAGTTGAAAAGTTCAACACTGAACTTGCAGAACTGGAAGGCAATATTTCTGATCACAAGACTCAAATAAAAAATTCTGAAGGGCTCATAAAAAAATATGAGGAGCAGCAAATGAACGTTCGTAACAATCGTGAATACGATGCCATTACGAAGGAAATGGAGTTGCAAAACCTTGAAATTCAAATCTCTGAGAAGAGAATCAAAGAAGCTCACGCTAAGATTGATCTTAAGAAAGAAGAAATCGAAAAGACCCAAGGTGAGTTGGCAGAAAGACAGAAAGATCTTGAGACTAAAAAGTCTGAGCTAGAAGTATTGACGAAAGAAAGTGAAACAGATGAGAAGAAACTCTTAGGAGAAAGAGATAAGGCTGCGAAAAATATTGAAGAAAGACTTCTGATCTCTTATACGAAATTGCGTACAAACGCCAGAAACGGTTTGGCCGTTGTTCCTGTTAGCAGAGGAGCTTGTGGTGGTTGTTTCAACGTTGTTCCTCCGCAAAGACAAGCTGACATTAGAGACAGCAAGAAAATTACTGTCTGTGAGCACTGTGGAAGAATTTTAGCCGAAGTTACTGATGAGATTGTAACGGAGGAGAAACCAAAAAGAAGCAGAAGAAAGAAAGCATAA
- a CDS encoding Nif3-like dinuclear metal center hexameric protein gives MTKIKDIISALESIAPRGYQESYDNSGLITGAFNTEVSGVLVTLDCIESIVDEAIRKKCNLIIAHHPIVFKGLKQLNGKNYVERTVIKAIKNDIAIYAIHTNLDNVYNGVNAKIAEKLELENLQILAPRADTLLKLEVFVPAESTDKLLEALHQAGAGNVGNYSHCSFKVTGIGTFKPKDSAKPSIGEAGKQETVKEDRIEMILPAVLKHKVISAMHSAHPYEEVAHFIQAVENTNQQVGAGMIGELPESKTPAEFLSYLKNKMSLSMIRHTSFDGEQIKKVAVCGGAGSFLLSQAKAQSADAFVTGDFKYHEFFDGEGKTLIADIGHYESEVFTKDLIDGFIRENFANIATYLSEVDTNPVKYF, from the coding sequence ATGACGAAAATAAAGGATATCATTTCTGCACTTGAAAGCATCGCTCCAAGGGGATATCAGGAAAGCTACGATAACTCTGGGCTAATTACGGGTGCATTTAACACGGAAGTAAGTGGCGTACTCGTCACATTGGATTGCATTGAATCTATTGTTGATGAGGCGATTCGTAAAAAGTGCAATCTCATTATTGCACATCACCCCATCGTGTTCAAGGGCCTGAAGCAGCTCAATGGTAAAAACTATGTCGAAAGAACCGTCATAAAAGCGATAAAAAATGATATCGCCATCTACGCCATACACACGAATCTAGACAATGTTTACAACGGGGTGAATGCAAAAATCGCAGAGAAACTGGAGCTTGAGAACCTTCAAATCTTGGCACCTAGGGCAGACACACTTTTGAAACTTGAGGTTTTCGTTCCAGCAGAATCCACTGACAAACTCTTAGAGGCCCTACATCAGGCGGGCGCAGGAAATGTCGGAAACTACAGCCACTGCAGCTTTAAAGTGACAGGAATAGGCACATTCAAACCTAAGGATTCTGCCAAGCCCAGCATTGGGGAGGCCGGCAAACAGGAAACTGTAAAAGAAGACCGAATTGAAATGATTTTACCCGCAGTACTTAAGCACAAGGTCATTAGTGCTATGCATTCTGCCCATCCCTATGAAGAAGTGGCCCACTTCATTCAAGCTGTTGAAAATACAAACCAGCAGGTAGGTGCTGGTATGATTGGAGAATTACCCGAATCAAAAACGCCTGCAGAGTTCCTCTCCTACCTAAAAAACAAGATGTCTCTAAGTATGATAAGGCATACTTCATTTGATGGAGAACAGATCAAAAAAGTTGCAGTTTGTGGAGGTGCTGGGAGCTTCTTATTGAGTCAGGCAAAAGCACAGTCAGCGGATGCTTTCGTAACCGGAGATTTCAAGTATCATGAGTTCTTTGACGGAGAGGGAAAAACCCTGATTGCAGACATTGGACACTATGAAAGTGAAGTCTTTACAAAAGACTTGATTGATGGGTTTATCAGAGAAAATTTTGCTAATATTGCAACCTATTTATCAGAGGTGGATACGAATCCCGTAAAGTACTTCTAA
- a CDS encoding putative porin yields MRKGILLLIGLVSFGSWALAQVNNLSSFSNAQTDSLLEARSKAREERQKKTGNYGAHTTRFTFEENFKFNNIQFTTPDTIPDNLHRFSDLERSDYLIQNLGNIGTARRSLFFEPSKTIGRTSGYSVYDHFYTSPDQIKYYDTRSPYTDIFAAFGGGGRAVTDVTFTLNDSVQFNIGFNFNSIRSDKQLAFLTRGDRQVKNNDWNIFGFLRPKSLPKYLLLFNMTQLDHEVTEQGGIIDPSIDTSNPEATFFDYQDANVILDDAFSKDKRGGFHIYQQYDLDSIFQVYHTFNYLEQITRYDDFYTLSGSDSLLYESVGGEISGTIAQRTTFRELLNEVGLKGRTKKFSYTLFYKNRLLTYDVAQIANTINETEHYLGGTFRQQITPKVFLTASGELLTGGNYYAEGKFTSDFFDATYSRINNKPSFLAERFEGEQRQWTNAFNNQISDNLKGTIKLRSGNVGFRPFVRFNRVSNYTYFDENRLAAQATGDLLLLLSPGFHLDWKISDKWYWSSSFYYNNVSGGATSTFRIPETMALAQIAYKNVLFDGKMIVQTGMDVHFRSAYFGQAYDPTSQQFYLQNSFEQGSFAKIDLFLNFKVKTFLFFLKSAHLNQGVTSDGYFISPLFTGTRRTLDMGVRWSFYD; encoded by the coding sequence GTGCGTAAGGGAATTCTATTATTAATTGGTTTAGTCAGTTTTGGTTCTTGGGCTTTGGCACAAGTAAACAATTTGAGTTCGTTTAGTAACGCTCAAACAGATTCACTTTTAGAGGCTCGTAGCAAGGCCAGGGAGGAGCGCCAGAAGAAAACCGGGAACTATGGGGCACATACCACGCGCTTTACATTCGAAGAGAACTTTAAGTTCAATAATATTCAGTTCACCACTCCCGACACAATTCCTGACAACCTCCATCGCTTTTCAGACTTGGAAAGAAGTGATTACCTAATCCAAAACCTTGGTAATATTGGTACGGCCCGAAGGTCGCTTTTCTTTGAACCCTCAAAAACCATTGGAAGAACCTCGGGCTATTCGGTTTATGATCATTTCTATACTAGCCCTGACCAGATTAAGTATTATGATACGCGATCACCTTATACAGATATTTTTGCTGCTTTTGGAGGAGGTGGTAGAGCCGTAACAGATGTGACCTTCACGCTGAATGATAGTGTTCAGTTCAATATTGGATTCAACTTTAATAGCATCAGGTCAGACAAACAACTGGCTTTTTTGACACGTGGCGATCGGCAAGTAAAGAACAACGACTGGAATATTTTTGGGTTCCTACGTCCAAAAAGCCTGCCCAAGTATTTGCTGTTATTTAATATGACTCAGTTAGATCATGAGGTGACGGAGCAGGGAGGGATTATCGACCCGAGTATCGATACATCTAACCCTGAAGCGACATTTTTTGACTATCAGGATGCCAATGTTATTCTTGACGATGCCTTTAGCAAAGACAAACGAGGAGGCTTTCATATTTATCAACAGTATGACTTAGATTCTATTTTTCAGGTTTATCACACCTTTAATTATCTGGAGCAAATCACCAGGTATGATGACTTTTATACATTGAGTGGTTCAGATTCTCTCCTTTATGAATCAGTTGGAGGAGAGATTTCTGGGACTATTGCTCAGAGAACCACTTTCAGAGAACTCTTGAATGAAGTAGGGCTGAAGGGCAGAACAAAGAAATTCTCATACACGCTATTCTATAAAAACAGACTATTGACTTATGATGTGGCACAAATTGCTAACACAATCAATGAAACAGAACACTATTTAGGTGGAACATTTAGACAACAAATTACTCCTAAAGTGTTTCTAACGGCCTCCGGTGAACTGCTGACCGGAGGGAACTATTATGCCGAAGGAAAATTCACCAGTGATTTTTTTGATGCTACCTATAGTCGTATCAATAATAAGCCTTCGTTTCTGGCCGAACGTTTTGAAGGTGAGCAGAGACAGTGGACTAATGCTTTTAATAATCAAATCTCGGACAACCTTAAAGGTACTATCAAATTACGTTCAGGGAATGTCGGTTTCAGGCCTTTCGTAAGGTTCAACAGAGTTTCTAACTACACTTATTTTGATGAAAACCGACTTGCTGCCCAAGCAACAGGTGATTTATTGTTGTTGTTGTCACCTGGTTTTCACCTGGACTGGAAGATTTCTGACAAATGGTATTGGAGTAGCTCGTTCTACTACAATAACGTGAGTGGAGGAGCGACTAGCACGTTTAGGATTCCTGAGACAATGGCACTTGCTCAAATAGCTTACAAGAATGTGTTATTTGATGGAAAAATGATTGTGCAAACTGGAATGGACGTGCATTTTAGAAGTGCTTATTTTGGACAAGCATACGATCCGACTTCACAGCAATTCTATCTTCAGAATAGTTTTGAACAAGGTAGTTTTGCTAAAATCGACTTGTTCTTGAACTTTAAGGTTAAGACCTTCCTTTTCTTCTTGAAATCTGCCCATTTGAATCAAGGTGTAACGAGTGACGGTTACTTCATAAGTCCGTTATTCACCGGCACTCGTAGAACACTTGATATGGGTGTTAGATGGTCTTTTTACGACTAA
- the lpxK gene encoding tetraacyldisaccharide 4'-kinase yields MKFIRALFFPFSILYGWLMLARNRQFDNGQRTQTEFDRVVISVGNLSTGGTGKTPMIEFLISKLKDQYKLATVSRGYGRHTKGFRIAIDSDDAKSIGDEPLQFYRKFGKDVVVSVCEERILAIPSILMEKDDIEVFLLDDAYQHRKVARDYNIMLSDYHHPFYNDYVLPTGNLREPRSGANRADAIIITKCPNLSQQEKEEVISSIRAYNDSAPVYFSQIAYQKILPVFGDAQVSGEIALLTGVAKAQPIADHLSNSYNVLKHLEYADHYHFRSSDLDEMLKTLEKIETKVLVTTEKDMVRLLPFKSHPLFQKIDLFYLPIEFKIDREDDFLSGLMKVIR; encoded by the coding sequence ATGAAATTCATCAGAGCTTTATTCTTTCCTTTTTCAATACTCTATGGTTGGTTGATGCTGGCCAGAAACCGGCAGTTTGATAATGGTCAGCGTACACAGACTGAGTTCGACAGAGTAGTAATATCGGTCGGTAACTTGTCTACTGGCGGAACAGGAAAAACTCCGATGATTGAGTTTTTAATTAGTAAGCTGAAAGATCAATATAAGCTGGCGACAGTGAGTCGTGGTTATGGCAGGCACACTAAGGGTTTTCGGATTGCAATTGATTCTGATGACGCTAAGAGCATAGGTGATGAGCCATTGCAGTTCTATCGTAAGTTTGGTAAAGATGTTGTTGTATCTGTATGTGAGGAGAGAATCCTTGCCATTCCATCGATCTTAATGGAAAAGGACGATATCGAGGTTTTCCTGCTTGACGATGCTTACCAACACAGGAAAGTAGCTCGCGATTATAATATCATGCTTTCTGATTACCATCATCCTTTCTATAATGACTATGTTTTGCCCACGGGTAATCTCAGAGAACCTCGTTCTGGGGCAAACAGAGCAGATGCCATTATAATAACTAAGTGCCCAAATTTAAGCCAGCAGGAAAAAGAAGAGGTTATTTCATCCATTCGAGCCTATAATGATTCTGCTCCTGTTTACTTTTCTCAAATTGCCTATCAGAAGATTTTACCTGTTTTCGGGGATGCCCAAGTATCTGGAGAAATAGCGCTCCTTACTGGTGTTGCAAAGGCTCAACCGATTGCCGATCACCTTTCGAATTCTTATAATGTTTTGAAGCATCTGGAATACGCAGACCACTATCATTTCAGATCGAGCGATTTGGATGAGATGTTAAAGACACTAGAAAAAATTGAAACCAAAGTACTCGTAACAACAGAGAAAGATATGGTACGACTTTTGCCTTTCAAATCGCATCCTCTGTTTCAAAAGATCGATTTGTTTTACTTACCTATTGAGTTCAAGATAGATCGGGAAGATGATTTTTTATCGGGGTTAATGAAGGTGATTCGATAA
- a CDS encoding tRNA-(ms[2]io[6]A)-hydroxylase, with protein METEFKNNMLGLQLPTDPRWVNIAQMNIEDILVDHAYCEQKAASSCISLIVQYPEKEALVEMMTPVVAEEWSHFERVIEHLKKRGMALGKMRKDEYVIKLSGILKKGGSREAQLVEKLLMNALIEARSCERFKLLHEEIEDEELQKFYYELMVSEAGHYKNFISLAKEYMPEDYVRDRWKEFLLEEAKILQSLEVRGDRMH; from the coding sequence ATGGAGACTGAGTTCAAGAATAACATGTTGGGATTGCAACTTCCAACAGATCCCAGGTGGGTCAATATAGCCCAGATGAACATCGAAGATATATTGGTGGATCATGCCTATTGTGAACAAAAGGCGGCATCGTCATGTATCTCTCTAATCGTTCAGTATCCTGAGAAAGAAGCACTTGTGGAAATGATGACGCCAGTAGTGGCTGAGGAATGGAGTCATTTCGAGCGGGTGATCGAACACTTGAAGAAGAGAGGTATGGCTTTGGGCAAGATGCGCAAAGACGAATATGTTATTAAGCTCTCAGGCATTCTCAAGAAAGGAGGAAGTCGGGAAGCCCAGTTAGTCGAAAAACTGCTGATGAACGCCTTAATCGAAGCGAGAAGTTGCGAGCGATTCAAGTTATTGCATGAGGAAATAGAAGATGAGGAACTTCAGAAGTTCTATTACGAACTTATGGTCTCTGAGGCTGGGCACTACAAAAATTTTATCAGCCTTGCCAAAGAATACATGCCCGAAGACTACGTGAGAGATCGCTGGAAAGAGTTTTTACTAGAAGAAGCGAAAATTCTCCAGTCACTTGAAGTGCGGGGCGATCGGATGCACTAA
- a CDS encoding asparagine synthetase B: MMKRILSLLLLTAITSFGYANKILVPMDQSQTNHMKAYGVAYWVLSQDEPIDWMLNFRGGSFLLPARTGIQNELIIRGVSYEMISDADAARYERELSSPSTNMDMMRLEKVPKIAVYSPKSKMPWDDAVTLALTYAEIPYDVVYDDELMADELTTYDWLHLHHEDFTGQYGKFYASFKNYSWYIQQQKDYEAMAKKHGFRKVSQLKLAIAQKIQTFVAGGGFLFAMCSATDSFDIALAAAGTDFIEAMYDGDPADPSAESKFDFSQTLAFENFKIKKDPMEYEFSNIDNTDARRIRSLNERNDYFKLFQFSAKWDPIPTMLTQNHINLVKGFYGQTTSFKKFTVKPDVVIMGETTAADEAKYIHGVYGKGFWTFYGGHDPEDYRHQVGEEPTDLNLYPNSPGYRLILNNILFPAAKKKKRKT, encoded by the coding sequence ATGATGAAGAGAATTCTTTCCCTACTCCTTTTGACTGCCATTACTAGTTTTGGGTATGCGAATAAGATCCTTGTACCAATGGATCAATCTCAGACCAATCATATGAAAGCCTATGGCGTAGCCTATTGGGTTCTAAGTCAAGACGAACCAATTGACTGGATGTTAAATTTTAGGGGAGGAAGTTTTTTATTACCTGCCCGAACAGGAATTCAAAATGAGTTGATCATTCGTGGTGTCTCCTATGAAATGATCTCCGATGCGGATGCAGCCAGATACGAGCGAGAACTCTCATCACCCTCGACTAACATGGATATGATGCGTCTGGAAAAAGTCCCGAAAATTGCCGTTTACTCTCCAAAGAGTAAGATGCCATGGGATGATGCTGTGACGCTTGCACTCACCTATGCAGAAATACCCTATGATGTTGTCTACGATGATGAGTTGATGGCTGACGAGCTCACTACCTATGATTGGCTTCACTTGCACCACGAGGATTTTACAGGACAATACGGAAAGTTTTATGCATCATTCAAAAACTACAGCTGGTATATACAACAACAAAAAGATTATGAAGCCATGGCCAAAAAACATGGTTTCAGAAAGGTCTCCCAGCTAAAACTTGCTATAGCACAAAAGATTCAGACTTTTGTAGCAGGTGGAGGGTTTCTTTTTGCCATGTGCTCTGCTACCGATAGCTTTGATATTGCATTGGCTGCTGCCGGAACAGACTTTATTGAAGCCATGTACGATGGCGATCCTGCAGACCCATCTGCCGAATCTAAATTCGACTTTTCACAAACCTTGGCATTCGAGAATTTCAAGATCAAGAAGGACCCGATGGAATATGAGTTCTCTAATATTGATAATACAGATGCCAGAAGAATCAGATCTTTAAATGAAAGGAACGATTACTTTAAGCTATTTCAATTCTCGGCAAAATGGGACCCGATTCCCACAATGCTGACTCAAAACCATATCAACCTAGTAAAAGGCTTTTATGGTCAAACCACCTCCTTTAAAAAATTCACTGTAAAGCCAGATGTGGTGATTATGGGTGAAACTACCGCGGCTGATGAGGCCAAATACATTCATGGGGTATATGGTAAAGGTTTTTGGACATTCTATGGAGGACATGATCCAGAAGATTACAGACACCAGGTAGGTGAAGAACCAACCGATTTGAACCTATACCCAAATTCACCGGGTTACAGGCTAATCCTTAACAACATCCTGTTTCCAGCGGCAAAAAAGAAAAAGAGAAAGACTTAG
- a CDS encoding DUF3078 domain-containing protein: protein MKRHILIAVLLVAAVTVQAQDADSVTIEKKGSWGVNFANVGLSNWAGGGENSLAIGTVFNTSIVRKQGNGTWKNQFDFALGGAKVGEQDFRKTDDNIILLSQYSKSIRENLSWSLTGILRTQLLVGNTFEDDPDNPGEELVTKISNFMAPGYLSINLGIDHQIGKHLSISFAPAAGKFTFVSDDDLARVGAYGVDPNENVRAEFGTNLLASLSLPLMENITFTSTANFFTPYSDTFGTIDVNWETLLVMKVNKWFNATFGTQMIYDADIFFTQESGPPTRELQFKHVLNFGANFALFTSN, encoded by the coding sequence ATGAAAAGACATATTCTAATAGCGGTATTGCTTGTCGCTGCAGTTACGGTTCAGGCCCAAGATGCTGACTCCGTCACCATTGAAAAAAAGGGCTCTTGGGGAGTGAATTTTGCTAACGTTGGCCTTTCCAACTGGGCTGGTGGTGGAGAGAATTCTCTAGCCATTGGAACTGTGTTCAACACTTCGATCGTGAGAAAACAAGGAAATGGTACTTGGAAAAATCAATTCGATTTCGCCCTTGGTGGAGCTAAAGTTGGTGAGCAAGACTTCAGAAAAACCGATGATAACATTATTCTCCTATCCCAGTATAGTAAGTCAATCCGAGAGAATCTCTCATGGAGTTTAACGGGAATTTTGAGAACACAGCTGCTAGTGGGTAACACTTTCGAGGATGATCCGGACAACCCGGGAGAGGAGCTCGTAACAAAGATTTCAAACTTCATGGCTCCTGGCTACCTATCCATCAACCTAGGTATTGATCATCAGATAGGTAAGCACTTGAGTATTTCATTCGCACCTGCTGCAGGGAAATTCACTTTTGTTTCGGATGATGATCTTGCCCGTGTAGGAGCATATGGTGTAGACCCAAATGAGAATGTAAGGGCTGAATTCGGTACCAACCTTTTGGCGAGTCTTAGTCTTCCATTGATGGAGAATATTACATTTACTAGTACAGCAAACTTCTTTACGCCTTATTCTGATACTTTCGGAACTATTGATGTGAACTGGGAAACACTATTAGTAATGAAAGTGAACAAGTGGTTCAATGCCACATTCGGTACTCAGATGATTTATGATGCGGACATCTTCTTCACGCAAGAAAGTGGCCCTCCAACGAGAGAGTTACAGTTCAAGCATGTATTGAACTTCGGTGCAAACTTTGCGCTCTTTACTTCTAATTAG